A window of Sander vitreus isolate 19-12246 chromosome 18, sanVit1, whole genome shotgun sequence contains these coding sequences:
- the ezrb gene encoding ezrin b translates to MPKAVNVRVTTMDAELEFAIQPSTTGKQLFDQVVKTIGLREVWYFGLQYMDGKGYYTWLKLDKKVSSQDVKKENPLQFRFRAKFFPEDVSEELIQDITQKLFFLQVKEGILSDEVYCPPETAVLLASYSVQAKFGDYNKEVHQPGYLLSERLLPNRVMEQHKLSREQWEERIQVWHEEHRGMLKEDAMLEYLKIAQDLEMYGVNYFDIKNKKGTELWLGVDALGLNIYEKDDKLTPKIGFPWSEIRNISFNDKKFIIKPIDKKSPDFVFYAPRLRINKRILQLCMGNHELYMRRRKPDTIEVQQMKAQAREEKQQKQMERAQLENEKKKREAIEKEKEQMEQEKQDLMMRLYQFEEKTKKAERDLQDQQKRAMVLEQERRRAEEEAARLEAERQAALLAKEELARHAEDQKKSQEQLAAELAEHTAKISLLEEAKKRKEEEADTWQLRAQEAQENLIKTKEELHMVMTAPPPPPPPPMYEPMDENSDSEENASEENNSTHSADLQSEGINDHRHEEDRLTEAEKNERVQKQLKALTSELAQARDDSKNTQNDLLHSENVRAGRDKYKTLRQIRSGNTKQRIDEFEAL, encoded by the exons GTGGTGAAAACCATTGGCTTACGTGAGGTCTGGTACTTCGGACTTCAGTATATGGATGGCAAAGGTTACTACACTTGGCTAAAACTGGACAAAAAG GTGTCGTCCCAGGACGTGAAGAAGGAAAACCCGCTGCAGTTCAGGTTTCGGGCCAAGTTCTTCCCGGAGGATGTGTCTGAGGAGCTGATCCAGGACATCACCCAGAAGCTTTTCTTTCTGCAGGTGAAGGAGGGCATCCTGAGCGACGAGGTTTACTGTCCACCCGAGACAGCCGTGCTGCTTGCCTCCTACTCTGTTCAGGCCAAGTTTGGAGACTACAACAAAGAAGTCCACCAGCCTGGATACCTGCTGTCTGAACGCCTACTGCCAAACAG aGTCATGGAGCAGCACAAGTTATCCAGAGAGCAGTGGGAGGAGAGGATTCAGGTGTGGCATGAGGAGCACCGTGGAATGttaaa GGAGGATGCTATGCTGGAGTACCTGAAGATCGCCCAGGACCTGGAAATGTACGGAGTCAACTACTTTGACATCAAGAACAAGAAGGGAACAGAGCTGTGGCTGGGAGTGGACGCACTGGGACTCAACATTTATGAGAAGGATGACAA ATTGACCCCAAAGATTGGCTTTCCCTGGAGTGAGATCAGAAACATTTCCTTCAACGACAAGAAATTCATCATCAAGCCCATCGACAAAAAATCTCCG GACTTTGTGTTTTATGCACCGAGGCTGCGCATAAACAAGCGCATCCTGCAGCTGTGCATGGGCAACCACGAGCTGTACATGCGTCGCCGCAAGCCAGACACGATCGAGGTGCAGCAGATGAAGGCCCAGGCACGAGAGGAGAAGCAACAGAAACAGATGGAGAG GGCCCAGCTGGAGaacgagaagaagaagagagaggccatcgagaaagagaaggagcagATGGAGCAAGAGAAGCAGGATCTGATGATGAGGCTCTACCAGTTTGAGGAGAAGACCAAGAAGGCAGAGAGAG atCTGCAGGACCAGCAGAAGAGAGCCATGGTGCTGGAGCAGGAGCGGAGGAGAGCCGAGGAGGAGGCAGCTCGTCTTGAGGCTGAGCGCCAGGCTGCCTTACTGGCTAAAGAGGAGCTTGCCCGCCATGCTGAGGACCAGAAGAAGAGTCAGGAGCAGCTG GCTGCAGAGCTGGCAGAGCACACAGCCAAGATCAGCCTGCTGGAGGAGGCTAAGAAACGCAAGGAGGAGGAGGCCGACACATGGCAGCTCAGG GCTCAGGAGGCCCAGGAGAATCTGATAAAGACCAAGGAGGAGCTGCACATGGTGATGACAGCGCCCCCAccgcctccacctcctcccATGTACGAGCCCATGGATGAAAACAGCGACAGCGAGGAGAACGCCAGCGAAGAGAACAACAGCACACACAGCGCTGACCTGCAGAGTGAAGGCATCAACGACCACCGCCACGAGGAGGATCGCCTGACTGAGGCTGAGAAGAACGAGCGCGTCCAGAAACAACTGAAG GCCCTGACCTCAGAGCTGGCTCAGGCACGTGATGACTCCAAGAACACCCAGAACGACCTTCTTCACAGTGAGAATGTTCGAGCCGGCCGCGACAAATACAAGACCCTGCGACAGATCAGATCAGGCAACACCAAGCAGAGG